TGATTGTCATCGGAGCTGGAAACGTTGCCATGGATGTTGCCCGAACAGCTCGTCGTAAAGGAGCTGAAGAAGTCACTGTCATCTATCGTCGCGGCGAGGAAAACATGTCTGCGACAAAATACGAATATGAGTACGCAAAGATAGATGGCGTCGCATTTAAATTTTATACGGCCCCTCTTGCCATTGAAGATGACGGCATTCGATGTATCACGACCCGGCTTGAGGAACAGGACGGTTCAGTCCGCCTTGTCTCGGTAGAAGGGAGTGAACACTTCCGTGAAGCTGACACGGTTTTCATCGCGGCCAGTCAGGCCCCAAGAGACAACCTGTCCGGCATTGAGGTGGGGAAAACGGGGCTTATCATCACCAACGAAGATGGGCGTACCACTCGCGAAGGTGTTTTCGCCTCGGGAGATGTCGTTACGGGCGCAAAAACCGTTGCCGAGGCTGTGAACCTCTCCAAGCGATCAGCCAGGGCTATAATGGATTATGTCGCTACATTGAAAAAGTAATATGAGATTGAATCTGCTAATAAATACCTGAAATAACGCATTATCTGCTGAATTTTAGGGATTTTTTAGAAATACCATTACGAACCCTCTCTTGATACCCCGTGCCTTTTCATCAGGGCATAGAGTCGAGCACGAGACAAGCCTGCAATTTTACAAGATCTTTTTATGTTCCCCGAAGTGATTTCAAAAAGTGTCAGAAGATAGTTTTTTTCAACTTCATTGTTTTGAAGAGTACGATATTCTTTAAGAGTTGGAAATTCTTCGTGATTGATCGACTGTTTTTGCTGTGCTTCCTGTTTTCCTGCCCCTTTTGCCATATCTTTTCGGGCTATGTCCGCACGGATGGCACGAGGCAGGTGACGGGGATAGAGGATGGTTTCCTTACCGGCCCTTGAAAGAGCCTGCTCAATAGTATTTTGGAGTTCTCTGATATTGCCGGGCCAATCATAACTCATCAACGCATCGAGGAAATCGGGTGAAAACCCTTTGCTTGCCATTTTGAGGCGTTTGGAATGGCGTTGAATGAATTTACATGTCAGTTCATTGATATCTTCAGTGATTTCACGAAGCGGGGGAAGCTGCATACGAATGCCCCGCAGTCGATAGAAAAGATCCTGTCGAAATTCACCGCTTTTAACCATTGCCTCAAGGTTCCGATTGGTTGCGGCCACTAATCGGAAATCACTCCGTATTTCTTTCATTCCACCCACAGGTCGAAAGCTCCTTCCTTCCAGCACACGCAGGAAAACTTTTTGCAAGGATATTGGAAGTTCTCCCACTTCATCCAGAAAAAGAATGCCGCCGTCCGCCTGCTTGATAAGGCCGATTGAGTGAGTGTCTGCACTCGTATAGGCTCCTCGTTCGTGCCCAAAAAGCAGATTCTCGGCCAGAGTATCTGGAAGGGCGGCGCAATCAACTACAACAAATGACTTGCTATTCCGTTCACTGTTTTTATGGATTGCCCGGGCAAAAAGCTCTTTGCCCGTCCCGGTTTCTCCCGTGATAAGAACG
The genomic region above belongs to uncultured Pseudodesulfovibrio sp. and contains:
- a CDS encoding sigma-54 dependent transcriptional regulator; this translates as MAEILIIDGDRTFTQSLSKSLATHDLPTAECDTLSRAMGLLHTGDYKAVLLGDDLADGDSLAYLATIREIPSFPEVIVISRSRDPDMAELAIQNGAWNYITKPLNMQRLLVLIKRVIEYHDERYSGSIRCSLRRSGIIGNSRLLQSCLDTLAQAASSDANVLITGETGTGKELFARAIHKNSERNSKSFVVVDCAALPDTLAENLLFGHERGAYTSADTHSIGLIKQADGGILFLDEVGELPISLQKVFLRVLEGRSFRPVGGMKEIRSDFRLVAATNRNLEAMVKSGEFRQDLFYRLRGIRMQLPPLREITEDINELTCKFIQRHSKRLKMASKGFSPDFLDALMSYDWPGNIRELQNTIEQALSRAGKETILYPRHLPRAIRADIARKDMAKGAGKQEAQQKQSINHEEFPTLKEYRTLQNNEVEKNYLLTLFEITSGNIKRSCKIAGLSRARLYALMKRHGVSREGS